In a single window of the Olivibacter sp. SDN3 genome:
- a CDS encoding cupin domain-containing protein, translating into MQEESFEILGGKLGLLVNGGKIELRPGESYVLLRNTIHTFYNAGDTPFTTRTVFRPFLHMDWLTSEMILGKA; encoded by the coding sequence CTGCAGGAAGAATCTTTCGAAATACTGGGGGGAAAGCTGGGGCTGCTTGTAAACGGGGGAAAAATAGAATTGAGGCCGGGCGAGTCCTATGTGTTGCTCCGAAATACCATACACACCTTTTATAATGCCGGCGACACACCGTTTACAACCCGTACTGTTTTCAGGCCATTCCTCCACATGGATTGGTTAACTTCTGAAATGATTCTTGGGAAAGCCTGA
- a CDS encoding serine aminopeptidase domain-containing protein: MASIVSTQMFRYDLEESESQTMKNESFETICKDGVILKGILLMPENPKAVIQFNCGTGTKKEVYLSFLTYLAENGYLCCLWDYRGSGGPSSDNLGKCDFTFSDYGIKDMPAIKSFLNQKFPNLPYVVMAHSAGGQQIGFMEELNNIKGVINFAVSSGYYPNMPLTYRIKAYFYFYVFAPISVLLTGYIKAKQFGLMEDLPKNVVYEWRDWLEKEDYFFDKKFYGKTVPIGQFKNYKFPIHTYWTADDTISNEKNTKAFWKHINSEKEISFTKLTPREFGLGKIDHFGFFKRVMKDRLWQDVVYRLNRLV; encoded by the coding sequence ATGGCTTCTATCGTTTCAACCCAAATGTTCCGGTATGATTTAGAAGAAAGTGAATCGCAAACGATGAAAAATGAAAGTTTTGAAACCATCTGCAAAGACGGTGTAATACTAAAAGGAATCTTGCTGATGCCGGAAAACCCAAAAGCCGTCATCCAGTTCAATTGCGGCACAGGAACAAAAAAAGAAGTTTATCTTTCTTTTCTTACCTATTTGGCCGAAAACGGTTATTTGTGTTGTCTTTGGGATTACCGTGGAAGCGGAGGCCCTTCTTCTGATAATTTAGGTAAGTGTGATTTTACCTTTTCAGATTACGGAATAAAAGATATGCCTGCCATTAAATCATTCCTAAATCAAAAATTTCCAAACCTCCCTTACGTTGTCATGGCACACAGTGCGGGCGGACAGCAAATCGGTTTTATGGAAGAGTTGAACAATATAAAAGGGGTTATCAACTTTGCGGTTTCATCGGGCTATTATCCTAACATGCCTTTAACATACAGAATAAAGGCCTATTTTTATTTTTACGTTTTTGCACCAATCAGTGTTTTATTGACGGGTTATATCAAAGCAAAGCAATTCGGGCTAATGGAAGATCTGCCAAAAAATGTAGTGTATGAATGGCGGGATTGGTTAGAGAAAGAAGACTACTTTTTTGATAAGAAATTCTATGGGAAAACAGTTCCAATCGGGCAATTCAAAAATTACAAATTTCCCATTCACACCTATTGGACTGCCGATGATACAATTTCCAACGAGAAAAATACCAAAGCTTTTTGGAAACACATTAACAGTGAAAAAGAGATATCTTTTACAAAACTAACACCAAGGGAGTTTGGCCTGGGAAAGATCGACCATTTTGGTTTTTTCAAAAGAGTGATGAAGGATAGGCTTTGGCAAGATGTAGTTTATAGATTAAACAGACTAGTTTAA
- a CDS encoding beta-L-arabinofuranosidase domain-containing protein produces MYNVFLRVILSVTVLAGGVQTAQAQSGDQILDGIGETGMIARYVFDGDLKDWSRNNLHGKFQGAGAKYVNDDRFGMVLSLSGNRDDYVMVPGEALTDLESLSISGWINLRSDQLGQRFFDFGKDADRHFFAAPVGTNTQQGYQALITAEGANENGTVSPAIKAGKWVHLAIVIDVPSKAMITYVDSKPVGEASDIPPELTEVFGQQVGDKNQLYIGKSFLPGDPNLKALIHDFRIYRVPLSSKQITGIYRNALKDIHEDSANIVKPEEDLPQFSPSAAQLYNTFLVQVSDVEVETAVGNLPRLPRYLQGTYKGEMKGPKVRVLWPSATDNSAVLKPGRYTLTGRVAGTNLQPKAIVTVKESNKFTTPSSQLEEFDLNQVSLENDAHHHKTKFIENRDKFITTLAETDPNSFLYMFRHAFGQPQPEGAKPLGVWDSQDTKLRGHATGHYLTAIAQAYAGTGYDKALQVNFSGKMEYMVNTLYELSQLSGKAKEADGTYVSDPTAVPHGPGKSAYDSDLSEEGIRTDFWNWGEGFISAYPPDQFIMLENGAKYGSQKNQIWAPYYTLHKILAGLMDVYEVSGNKKALEIATGMGDWVYARLSQLPTDTLIQMWNTYIAGEFGGMNEAMARLYRITNEPSYLKTAQLFDNIDMFFGDAVHSHGLAKNVDSFRGLHANQHIPQIVGSIEIYRVSNNSEYYKVADNFWYKAVNDYMYSIGGVAGARNPANAECFISEPATLYENGFSAGGQNETCATYNMLKLTSKLFLFNQRAALMDYYERGLYNHILASVAKDSPANTYHVSLRPGAIKQFGNPHMAGFTCCNGTAIESSTKLQNSIYFKSKDNKALYVNLYIPSMLEWTEKKVTVEQTTNFPEEDHTRLTIKGSGKFDIHVRVPGWATKGFLVKINGKEQELHTKPGSYLKISRRWKDGDVIELKMPFQFHLDPVMDQQNIASLFYGPILLAAQEPEARKEWRKVTLDAKDIGKSIKGDPQRLQFKIDNVVFKPFYDTYGRHSVYLDVTLK; encoded by the coding sequence ATGTACAACGTATTCTTGCGTGTCATCCTTTCTGTGACTGTTTTGGCTGGGGGAGTCCAAACCGCGCAGGCTCAGAGTGGAGATCAGATATTGGATGGGATTGGTGAAACAGGAATGATTGCACGTTATGTGTTTGATGGCGATCTCAAGGACTGGTCTCGCAACAATTTACACGGCAAATTTCAAGGTGCCGGGGCCAAATATGTCAATGACGATCGGTTTGGAATGGTTTTGTCGCTCTCTGGAAACAGAGATGATTATGTTATGGTCCCGGGAGAAGCGTTAACAGATTTAGAATCGCTCAGTATATCCGGATGGATAAACTTGCGTTCAGATCAACTTGGACAACGTTTTTTCGATTTCGGAAAGGATGCCGACAGACATTTTTTTGCGGCTCCTGTTGGGACAAATACCCAGCAGGGCTACCAGGCGTTGATAACCGCAGAAGGCGCTAATGAAAACGGAACGGTTTCTCCAGCTATAAAAGCCGGTAAATGGGTTCATCTTGCCATCGTGATTGACGTTCCCTCAAAAGCTATGATCACCTATGTCGACAGCAAGCCAGTGGGCGAAGCCAGCGATATTCCGCCGGAGTTAACAGAGGTATTCGGCCAGCAGGTAGGAGACAAAAACCAGCTTTATATCGGAAAATCGTTTTTGCCGGGCGATCCCAATCTCAAAGCCCTGATACATGATTTTCGTATTTATCGTGTTCCCCTGAGCAGTAAGCAGATTACCGGAATTTATCGCAATGCGCTGAAAGACATTCACGAAGATTCGGCAAATATAGTTAAGCCTGAAGAGGATCTTCCGCAATTTTCCCCAAGCGCAGCACAACTTTATAATACTTTTCTAGTTCAGGTATCCGATGTGGAAGTTGAAACAGCAGTAGGTAATCTGCCACGATTACCAAGGTACCTGCAAGGAACTTACAAAGGTGAAATGAAGGGGCCGAAAGTACGTGTGCTGTGGCCTTCCGCTACCGACAATAGCGCTGTTCTTAAACCCGGACGCTATACTCTCACGGGGCGTGTTGCGGGAACGAATCTACAGCCAAAAGCTATTGTCACGGTAAAAGAGTCCAACAAATTCACTACGCCAAGTTCGCAGCTGGAGGAATTTGATTTAAACCAGGTTTCTCTGGAAAACGATGCTCATCACCATAAAACAAAATTTATCGAAAATCGCGATAAATTTATTACAACATTGGCTGAAACCGACCCCAACTCCTTTCTCTATATGTTCCGCCATGCTTTTGGTCAGCCGCAGCCTGAAGGAGCAAAGCCTTTGGGCGTCTGGGACAGTCAGGATACCAAATTAAGGGGGCATGCCACCGGGCACTACTTGACGGCAATTGCACAAGCCTATGCCGGTACAGGATATGACAAGGCACTACAGGTCAATTTCTCTGGAAAAATGGAGTATATGGTAAATACACTCTATGAGCTCTCGCAATTATCTGGAAAGGCGAAAGAAGCAGATGGCACGTATGTATCTGATCCGACGGCTGTGCCGCATGGTCCCGGAAAATCAGCTTATGATTCAGATCTCAGTGAAGAAGGCATCCGTACTGATTTTTGGAACTGGGGCGAAGGATTCATCAGCGCTTATCCTCCAGATCAGTTTATCATGTTAGAAAACGGTGCCAAATACGGAAGCCAGAAGAACCAGATTTGGGCACCGTATTATACCTTGCATAAAATTTTGGCCGGCTTAATGGATGTATATGAAGTGAGCGGTAATAAAAAAGCGCTTGAAATAGCTACCGGTATGGGTGATTGGGTGTATGCCCGCTTGAGCCAGCTGCCGACGGACACACTGATACAGATGTGGAACACCTACATTGCCGGTGAGTTTGGAGGCATGAATGAGGCAATGGCCCGTCTGTACCGTATTACAAACGAACCGAGTTATCTGAAAACAGCGCAGTTATTTGATAATATTGACATGTTCTTTGGTGATGCAGTACATTCGCATGGGTTGGCCAAAAATGTAGATAGTTTCCGTGGCTTGCATGCCAATCAGCATATCCCTCAAATTGTCGGAAGTATTGAAATATACCGCGTCTCCAATAATTCGGAGTATTACAAAGTGGCCGATAACTTCTGGTATAAGGCCGTCAATGATTATATGTACAGCATTGGAGGGGTTGCAGGTGCACGTAATCCGGCCAATGCAGAATGTTTTATCAGTGAGCCGGCAACATTGTATGAAAATGGCTTTTCTGCCGGAGGGCAGAATGAAACCTGCGCTACATACAATATGTTGAAGTTAACCAGTAAACTGTTCCTCTTCAATCAGCGGGCAGCGTTGATGGATTATTACGAGCGGGGTTTATATAACCATATTCTAGCTTCTGTAGCCAAGGATAGTCCTGCAAATACCTATCACGTGTCGCTCAGGCCAGGTGCTATCAAACAATTTGGCAATCCACACATGGCGGGCTTTACCTGTTGTAACGGTACAGCCATAGAGAGTAGTACTAAGCTACAAAATTCAATTTACTTTAAAAGTAAGGATAATAAGGCGCTTTATGTCAATCTATACATACCGTCTATGCTGGAATGGACAGAAAAAAAAGTAACGGTAGAGCAGACAACAAATTTTCCAGAGGAAGACCACACCCGCCTGACTATCAAAGGCAGTGGAAAATTTGATATCCATGTGCGTGTTCCAGGCTGGGCTACCAAAGGATTCTTAGTGAAGATTAACGGTAAAGAACAGGAGCTTCATACGAAGCCGGGCAGTTACCTGAAAATAAGCCGTAGGTGGAAAGATGGTGATGTGATAGAATTGAAAATGCCCTTCCAATTTCACTTAGATCCGGTTATGGATCAGCAGAACATAGCCAGTCTGTTTTATGGCCCCATATTACTGGCGGCTCAGGAGCCCGAAGCAAGAAAAGAATGGCGTAAGGTAACCTTAGATGCCAAAGATATAGGCAAATCCATTAAGGGTGATCCACAGCGTCTACAATTCAAAATTGATAATGTGGTTTTTAAGCCTTTTTATGATACATACGGGCGTCATTCCGTCTACCTTGATGTTACGTTAAAATAG
- a CDS encoding helix-turn-helix domain-containing protein, with amino-acid sequence MYERKMEEDLDCGIRAALKVFGGKWKLCIIDAIKRGIVRPVEIHKSIPGSTLRVIEMQLADLFFFGVVDRETEEVYPKKTEYRLTELGSSILPLLSGIDNWGNAHADYVKDKAGELQRSFIR; translated from the coding sequence ATGTACGAGAGAAAAATGGAGGAAGATTTGGACTGCGGCATTCGCGCAGCACTAAAAGTTTTTGGAGGAAAGTGGAAGCTTTGTATTATCGATGCCATCAAAAGAGGAATTGTCCGCCCCGTCGAAATACATAAAAGCATTCCCGGATCAACCTTACGAGTTATAGAAATGCAATTGGCAGACCTCTTTTTTTTTGGTGTGGTAGACCGGGAAACAGAAGAGGTTTACCCTAAAAAGACCGAATATCGTCTTACCGAACTTGGCAGCAGTATCCTACCGCTATTATCCGGCATTGATAACTGGGGTAATGCACATGCTGATTATGTGAAAGATAAAGCAGGAGAGCTTCAACGATCTTTTATCCGGTGA
- a CDS encoding LLM class flavin-dependent oxidoreductase: protein MKKIGFLSFGHWSNHPAYSTRTASDTLLQSIDLAVAAEEIGLDGAYFRVHHFAAQLASPFPLLSAIGAKTNKIEIGTGVIDMRYENPLYMVEDAGAADLISGGRLQLGISRGSPEQVIDGWRYFGYELAEGETDADMGRRKALEFLNRLEGVGFAQPNPYPMFPNPPGLLRLEPHAAGLRERIWWGAASNATAVWAAENGMYLQSSTLKYDESDKPFHIQQAEQIRLYKEAWKKAGHQREPRVSVSRSIFALVNDQDRYYFGQEGNRDDKIGMIEKDKRAIFGRSYAAEPDQLIKELGQDEAIREADTLLLTIPNTLGVDYNVHVLSAILEHVAPGLGWR, encoded by the coding sequence ATGAAAAAAATAGGGTTTTTATCGTTTGGACATTGGTCCAATCATCCTGCCTATAGCACCCGCACAGCGAGTGACACTTTGCTCCAGTCCATTGATCTGGCTGTCGCTGCCGAAGAAATCGGTCTGGATGGTGCCTATTTTCGGGTACATCATTTTGCAGCCCAGTTGGCATCGCCGTTTCCGTTGCTCTCGGCTATCGGTGCAAAGACGAACAAAATAGAGATTGGCACAGGGGTGATCGATATGCGCTATGAAAACCCACTGTATATGGTGGAAGATGCCGGAGCTGCCGACTTGATTTCGGGCGGCCGATTGCAGTTGGGAATCAGCCGAGGTTCTCCGGAACAAGTGATCGATGGTTGGCGCTATTTTGGTTATGAACTGGCCGAAGGGGAGACCGACGCGGACATGGGACGCCGTAAAGCCTTGGAGTTTTTGAACAGGCTAGAAGGCGTCGGATTTGCCCAACCGAACCCGTATCCGATGTTCCCGAATCCGCCAGGTTTGTTACGCTTAGAACCACATGCTGCGGGCTTGCGTGAACGGATCTGGTGGGGCGCTGCTTCCAATGCCACAGCCGTCTGGGCAGCCGAAAATGGAATGTACCTGCAAAGCTCTACCCTGAAATACGACGAAAGCGACAAGCCCTTCCACATACAGCAAGCAGAGCAGATCAGGTTGTACAAAGAAGCGTGGAAAAAGGCTGGGCACCAACGTGAGCCAAGGGTCTCGGTAAGCCGATCAATTTTTGCATTGGTAAATGATCAAGACCGGTATTACTTTGGGCAGGAAGGCAATCGGGACGATAAAATCGGTATGATCGAAAAGGACAAACGCGCTATTTTTGGACGGAGTTATGCGGCAGAACCTGATCAGCTTATCAAGGAATTGGGGCAGGACGAAGCCATCCGGGAAGCGGATACGCTCCTTTTGACTATACCCAATACCTTAGGCGTGGATTACAACGTACACGTGTTGTCTGCTATATTGGAGCATGTGGCACCCGGATTGGGATGGCGTTAA
- a CDS encoding trans-aconitate 2-methyltransferase, whose protein sequence is MENEKKNVFEAYNVIADWFFENRYKGIMEKAYLDNLIDNIGKGANVLDLGCGTGIPIMNYLLLQGMQVVGVDASYRMLEIAKRNFPSTDFIQADMRQLLLSEKFDAIIAWHSFFHLPPEDQPSMFQIFKNHLNSNGVLLFTSGKEYGEAWGISGGINLFHGSLHANQYRSLLETHGFRVLQYREDDQECGGATVWMAALNSDRIE, encoded by the coding sequence ATGGAAAATGAAAAGAAAAATGTTTTTGAAGCGTACAATGTTATTGCAGATTGGTTCTTCGAAAACCGTTATAAAGGAATAATGGAGAAAGCATACCTTGATAACCTAATTGATAACATTGGCAAAGGAGCGAACGTGCTGGATCTTGGCTGCGGTACAGGCATACCTATCATGAATTATCTATTGTTGCAGGGAATGCAAGTCGTGGGTGTTGATGCGAGTTACCGCATGCTGGAAATCGCAAAGAGAAATTTTCCATCCACGGACTTCATACAAGCAGATATGCGTCAACTTTTACTCAGCGAGAAATTTGATGCCATTATTGCATGGCATAGTTTCTTCCATCTTCCCCCCGAAGATCAGCCCTCGATGTTTCAAATTTTCAAAAATCATTTGAATAGCAATGGGGTGTTGCTATTCACCTCGGGAAAAGAATATGGTGAGGCTTGGGGAATAAGCGGAGGCATAAACCTGTTTCACGGCTCGCTGCATGCAAATCAATACCGATCACTTCTTGAAACCCATGGTTTCCGCGTTCTGCAATACCGGGAAGACGACCAGGAATGCGGTGGTGCTACTGTATGGATGGCTGCGTTGAATTCGGATCGCATTGAGTAA
- a CDS encoding alpha/beta fold hydrolase: protein MKNTSVHFRNIEVNGLNLFYREAGAADAPTILLLHGYPTSSHMFRNLIPILSKKYHILAPDLPGFGYSDAPDHDRFKYTFDNLASTMQSFVDKLRMKRFAVYVFDYGAPVGYRLAMANPEKITGIISQNGNAYKEGLSKDWNPIQKYWQDASLVNRDALRDFVSKTATWYQYHAGVSDPSLIAPESYTLDQYFLDRPGNVEIQLDLLKDYRTNVALYPKFHNYFRTYRPRLLAVWGNKDPFFLPVGAEAYKKDLPDAIVKFYDTGHFALETNVTEISTDIMDFIVTLPK, encoded by the coding sequence ATGAAAAACACTTCAGTTCACTTCCGCAATATAGAGGTAAACGGGTTAAATTTATTTTACCGGGAAGCTGGGGCAGCGGATGCGCCAACCATCCTTTTACTGCACGGATATCCCACATCATCGCACATGTTCAGAAACCTGATTCCAATCCTGAGCAAAAAATATCATATTCTTGCCCCTGATCTTCCCGGATTCGGCTACTCTGATGCTCCGGATCATGATAGGTTCAAATATACTTTCGACAACCTTGCTAGTACCATGCAATCATTTGTCGACAAGCTTAGAATGAAACGCTTTGCCGTTTATGTGTTTGATTATGGGGCTCCGGTTGGATACAGACTAGCTATGGCCAATCCAGAAAAAATTACCGGTATAATATCCCAAAATGGTAATGCATATAAAGAAGGTTTAAGCAAGGACTGGAACCCGATCCAAAAATACTGGCAAGATGCTTCCCTGGTAAACCGGGATGCACTTAGGGATTTTGTTTCTAAAACGGCCACATGGTATCAATATCATGCAGGTGTATCAGATCCATCACTGATTGCTCCGGAAAGCTATACACTTGATCAGTATTTTCTTGACAGGCCTGGGAATGTTGAGATACAGTTGGATTTACTGAAAGACTACAGGACCAACGTCGCGCTGTATCCAAAATTTCACAACTATTTCCGAACCTACCGTCCAAGGTTATTAGCGGTATGGGGAAACAAAGATCCGTTCTTTCTACCTGTGGGGGCGGAAGCCTACAAAAAGGATCTTCCTGATGCCATTGTGAAATTTTACGACACCGGTCATTTCGCTCTTGAAACAAATGTAACAGAAATTAGCACAGATATCATGGATTTTATAGTGACATTGCCTAAGTAA
- a CDS encoding LysR family transcriptional regulator: MNINDLKIFEAVVAKGSFTKAAAAMFTVQSNVTARIKSLEEEFGTQLFTRSSRKVELTPNGRTLLHYCKQIGHLVEEVKNNIQNSNKVSGSLKIGCIETTMALKAPEILNRFEEDYPQVELEFKSAMRNDLINDVLNHKLHAAFVSAPVKVNGLEQISIKEEQLIILTASNGPKINELLSKQPLKIIVFEEGCIFRVRLESWLSSKGIVHYKRTVLNSIEGIINFVEAGLGISLLPEEVVSRYYYRRSLTTHSLNRQLGTMNTVLVFRKDMQQSRALKAFIDLYSSSV; the protein is encoded by the coding sequence ATGAATATCAATGACCTGAAAATATTTGAAGCCGTAGTGGCTAAAGGCAGTTTTACAAAAGCGGCGGCGGCTATGTTCACCGTTCAATCAAATGTCACTGCTAGAATTAAAAGCTTGGAAGAAGAGTTCGGCACACAACTTTTTACCCGATCATCCCGGAAAGTGGAGCTCACACCCAACGGGCGAACCCTGTTGCACTACTGTAAGCAGATCGGGCACCTGGTTGAAGAGGTTAAAAATAACATCCAAAACAGTAACAAGGTCAGCGGAAGTCTAAAAATTGGTTGTATAGAAACGACCATGGCATTGAAAGCACCGGAGATACTCAACCGTTTTGAAGAGGATTATCCTCAAGTTGAATTGGAATTTAAGTCGGCTATGCGGAATGACCTGATAAATGATGTTCTGAACCATAAGCTTCATGCCGCGTTTGTATCAGCACCTGTTAAAGTTAACGGACTTGAGCAGATCAGTATCAAAGAGGAACAATTAATTATTCTAACAGCTTCAAACGGTCCAAAGATAAACGAGTTATTGTCGAAGCAGCCTTTAAAAATTATTGTGTTTGAAGAGGGATGCATTTTTAGGGTACGGCTGGAATCTTGGTTAAGTTCCAAGGGGATTGTTCATTATAAACGCACTGTACTTAACTCGATAGAGGGCATTATCAATTTTGTTGAAGCCGGGCTCGGCATTAGTTTACTGCCGGAAGAAGTGGTTTCCAGATATTATTACAGAAGGAGCTTAACAACCCATAGTTTGAACCGACAATTAGGCACTATGAACACCGTATTGGTTTTTCGTAAGGATATGCAGCAGTCGCGGGCGTTGAAAGCATTTATCGATCTGTATTCTTCATCGGTATAG
- a CDS encoding MBL fold metallo-hydrolase, with translation MISHAHPDHIGGLVDKNGALVYPNARHHIAHEEFDFWMRAELADFKKSGLSEMPEFLEMLLPPIKHILDRIETKTSYFSHGTPLYGRFSFQRAQVHTLGMTLTTIHSGSGNLVFMADLVTLGRFAVSTPRVEVLRRYGY, from the coding sequence TTGATTTCCCATGCACATCCCGACCATATTGGCGGTTTAGTCGATAAAAACGGTGCTCTCGTCTATCCGAATGCCAGGCACCATATAGCACATGAAGAGTTCGATTTTTGGATGCGGGCTGAGCTGGCGGACTTCAAGAAGAGCGGGCTTTCCGAAATGCCTGAATTTCTGGAAATGCTGCTTCCTCCTATAAAGCATATCTTGGATCGCATAGAGACAAAGACAAGTTATTTCAGCCACGGAACACCATTGTATGGGCGCTTTTCTTTCCAAAGGGCACAAGTTCATACACTTGGAATGACTTTGACGACGATCCATAGTGGCAGTGGCAACTTGGTTTTCATGGCTGACCTAGTTACACTCGGACGTTTTGCTGTTTCCACACCCAGAGTGGAAGTTCTCCGGCGATACGGATATTGA
- a CDS encoding NAD(P)-dependent oxidoreductase — protein MKATKQTGGKISVIGLGQMGRKIVQLYVDAGYQVTVWNRTKGKAAGLGGVVEVDHAEAAIAASPLSIIIVYDNQGTCEILGSVQDEGIYSGRTIVNFTTGSPKEATEIEKTISSHGGHYLNGAIQVAPDQMGLESTTILVSGERGAFTQHKITLNILAGNFRHLSEKAAASSAMDLATLTWLYGSYIGLIYGVKLSQEYGLNLADYSSIIGEITPGFTEFFQYEIGVIDGGNYKITQSPLPISVAATQRIANSFQELNVIQEFPQILKTILETADQNGLGNEELAAITKVIGRQV, from the coding sequence ATGAAAGCGACAAAGCAAACAGGTGGTAAAATATCCGTTATAGGATTGGGACAAATGGGGCGTAAAATTGTTCAGCTATATGTTGATGCAGGTTATCAAGTAACCGTATGGAATCGTACAAAAGGAAAAGCGGCAGGACTGGGAGGTGTTGTAGAGGTCGATCACGCCGAAGCAGCTATAGCTGCCAGCCCGTTGAGCATTATAATTGTCTATGACAATCAAGGTACATGCGAAATACTTGGAAGTGTACAAGACGAAGGCATCTATAGTGGCAGAACTATTGTCAACTTTACTACTGGAAGCCCGAAAGAAGCCACCGAAATCGAAAAGACTATTTCTTCTCATGGAGGGCACTATCTTAATGGTGCTATCCAAGTGGCCCCCGATCAGATGGGACTGGAAAGCACTACAATCCTCGTTTCGGGAGAGAGGGGAGCCTTTACACAACACAAAATAACGCTTAATATACTTGCGGGTAATTTTAGGCACTTAAGCGAAAAAGCAGCAGCCTCATCAGCTATGGATCTGGCAACGCTTACCTGGCTCTATGGTTCTTATATAGGTTTAATCTATGGCGTAAAACTTAGCCAAGAATACGGGTTGAATTTAGCTGATTATAGTAGTATTATAGGTGAGATTACGCCCGGTTTTACTGAGTTCTTCCAATACGAGATCGGGGTTATAGACGGTGGAAATTATAAGATCACGCAGAGCCCATTACCAATCAGTGTTGCTGCCACCCAACGGATTGCCAACAGCTTCCAAGAGCTTAATGTTATTCAGGAATTTCCGCAAATACTTAAAACTATTCTTGAGACAGCAGATCAAAATGGTTTAGGCAACGAAGAGCTTGCTGCTATTACCAAGGTTATAGGACGGCAGGTGTGA
- a CDS encoding M23 family metallopeptidase yields MHHIKLYLTAVILIWGCRTNAQEYHTTFDIRVLHPPQLVTIDGKQSAYYELFITNFAADTLAINKLAVFNGLDSTEVLSLTGKELLNQITPVGQLTFERKGVLYPGLSAILYLELSISGGQTISHLSHLLEYSFLPTESGQVRTVSGASVNLLSQSPTVFGPPLKGGPWVALYEPSWERGHRKVIYTVDGQACIPGRFAIDFMLLDEQGKYAKGNNDQITNWYGYGLDVLAVSDGVVIISKDDFPESPTLSDHPKIPAEKATGNYVCLKIDSGKYVFYEHLKPGSLRVKAGQRVEKGEVIASLGFTGQTTGPHLHLHLADRPSPLGAEGLPFVFEQFGSLGTYTDFGLLGKTPWTPNKGNRQFLLLDERPGPNTVVKFD; encoded by the coding sequence GACATACGTGTATTGCACCCTCCGCAGTTGGTAACAATTGACGGAAAGCAATCGGCCTACTATGAGCTTTTCATAACCAATTTTGCCGCAGACACGCTCGCCATTAACAAGCTTGCCGTTTTCAATGGACTGGACTCAACAGAGGTCCTATCTTTAACAGGAAAAGAATTACTTAATCAGATAACCCCGGTGGGCCAACTTACTTTCGAAAGGAAGGGGGTACTATATCCTGGATTATCAGCAATATTATATTTGGAACTCTCCATTTCTGGTGGTCAAACAATATCTCATCTATCCCATCTGTTGGAGTATAGCTTTTTGCCAACTGAATCTGGGCAGGTTAGAACAGTCAGCGGCGCCAGCGTCAATTTGTTATCTCAGTCGCCAACAGTTTTCGGCCCCCCGCTTAAAGGCGGACCTTGGGTAGCCCTGTACGAGCCTTCTTGGGAGCGGGGTCATCGAAAGGTCATTTATACCGTTGATGGACAAGCGTGTATTCCGGGTCGCTTCGCGATAGACTTTATGTTGTTGGATGAGCAGGGGAAATATGCTAAGGGCAATAATGATCAAATTACCAACTGGTATGGCTATGGCTTAGATGTGCTAGCGGTTTCTGATGGTGTTGTGATCATCAGCAAAGATGATTTTCCTGAGAGCCCTACACTTTCCGATCATCCTAAAATTCCTGCAGAAAAGGCAACCGGCAACTATGTGTGTTTGAAAATCGATTCAGGAAAGTATGTTTTTTATGAACATCTTAAACCGGGGAGCCTGCGTGTAAAAGCAGGCCAACGGGTAGAAAAGGGCGAAGTAATTGCTTCTCTTGGCTTCACTGGTCAAACTACTGGGCCCCATCTGCACCTTCATCTTGCCGACAGACCATCTCCATTGGGCGCTGAGGGCTTACCATTTGTATTTGAACAATTTGGTTCGCTGGGCACCTACACAGATTTTGGTCTATTGGGTAAAACACCATGGACACCTAATAAAGGTAATCGACAATTCTTGTTATTAGACGAACGGCCAGGACCGAATACTGTCGTAAAATTCGATTAA